The Legionella jordanis genomic sequence GCCATCATATTCATAAATTCACTCTGTTAACGTTTCCATCCAAGATGAATTTGAGATAAATCGTATAAAACAGTAGGTTGGTCATTGATTTATCAAAATTTAAACTCCATTATACTGTTACCGCCAATTATTTCAACACATTGCTCGCTATCAAACTGCCATCATTTCGCAGTGGGTATTACCTGGAAGTTTGAGGCAGCAACAAGATGAAAATAGATGTATAATTTTTTGTTTTTCTTATGAGTAAAAAGATGAATGACCTTGAACAGGCTGTTAAAAACGCTTTTGCCGCATCAGGAGCAAATTCCGAGGCCAATAAAGCTTATCTAGAGTTTATTAAGGGGAATTTTATGATTCCCATTGACAAACATTCCTCCCCTGATAATCCCGAAGTGCTTTTTTTAGCAGAAAACAATCAAACCTTTTTACCTGTTTTCACAAGTCAGGACTATTTCGATGAATGGGCTAAGGAAATTAGCGACTCCATTCATGTATTGGTTCTCACAGGTGTTGATTTATTAAAAGGAGTTGGCGAGCAGGTGACCGTCTGCCTTAATATTGGCAGCCCCATTTACAAAGAGTTTAATCCTGCTGAACTAGCCAGAATGAGGAGTATGGTTTTAAAGTTTTTTAAATAAGGTAGTTTAATAGATGGACTTAGGAGTGAAGCAATCAATCCAAACCCAGGTTTGATTGCTTCAATTATTTAATCATCATTAAAGACTCTCACGGTTAATAATTACTTTTTTGCTGGCTATCTATGCCACGAGGTCCAAGACTTGATAACCCACCATTGCAGTAGCAGCCAAAGCACCTGTAATTTTTAACACTTTTGTAAAGAAC encodes the following:
- a CDS encoding SseB family protein; the protein is MNDLEQAVKNAFAASGANSEANKAYLEFIKGNFMIPIDKHSSPDNPEVLFLAENNQTFLPVFTSQDYFDEWAKEISDSIHVLVLTGVDLLKGVGEQVTVCLNIGSPIYKEFNPAELARMRSMVLKFFK